The Arachis hypogaea cultivar Tifrunner chromosome 14, arahy.Tifrunner.gnm2.J5K5, whole genome shotgun sequence DNA window ttccttcaaGTTTCGGTTTTGCTCTCTCTTCACAGTAACGGAGAGGtgcaacaaacaaacaaacaacacaGACACAGTGAATTTGAAGCTACACTAATTCTGGGTTGGtgttgctgttgctgttgctTCTGATTTCTCTTCCTCATTCCTCAAAGAACTCAAAAAGAATCAACAGCAACAAATGGGGGATGTTTCCCAGGATGCCCTCAACAACCTCAAATCTCTCATGGATCAAGGTCTCACCTTTTTCATCTCTCTCTTAATCCTTGCTCTTTTTTCTCATCTGGGTCTCTCActtttccccccttttttttatgctCATGTTAAAAAAttgcttcttttctctttttgtaattATGCTTAGTTGAGGAGCCATTGCAGAGAACCTTTCAGGTAACCCATTTTCTATCTTTCTTTATCTATTGTTTCTAGATACTCATTCTGATCTGATTTCAACATTCTGAATTATTCATTCTAAGCTGCCCCTTTTTGTTATCTGGtatagtttttgcttgttttcaACATGTGCTGGTTTTGATCTCTCTGTACTGTGTGGCTGTGTAAATTATTCTCTATTAGTTCCTTTTCGGTGGATTGTGTCTAGTGTGGCCATTTGGAGTCATGATGGTTAAAGTAATTTTGAATGTTTCATTCATGCTGTTGACTAATTAGTGCTGCTATCTCCTGCATTTTTTTGGGGGGATTTATAATTTGTATTGATTTAGTAGGAAGGGGATAAATTGAGATCTGATTTTCAAGTTTTGAAGTTTCAATCAATGTAGCACTGTATATCTTTAACACTATTCATTAATTTGCTTGAAGGATTTATTTATTCATAGTTGTATTAATAGTTTCTTCTTTTCTGGATGGATGCAAATTTCATAAAGTGCACCTAAATGTTCCCCTTTTGGAATTTAATCCTGGGTGATATGCAGAATGTTCATCAAGGATATGTGACCGAAACCTTAGTACGATTTCTGAAAGCAAGGGAGTGGAATGCTTCCAAGGCTCATAAAATGGTAAGACATACTTAAGCCAATTGTTATGTTGTTTAGTGCTAAGCAAGTATGTTCTTAATTGTTATAAAAACTATGAATTTTCCGTAACATAATTGCTCTATCATGTTGCAGTTAGTTGATTCTCTAAACTGGAGAGTACAAAATGAGATTGACAACATTTTATCCGTAAGTTTATGTTTTTGATGATCCTTTGAACTTATTGtttctgtttcttttatttgttcatttttctatttttagaaaTCCCCTTTATATACTTGGCAAGACCTTGTTGACAAATGGCTATGAGTTTTTACTTGGTTATTATCGATGATGTTTCATTTTCAGAAACCAATAGTCCCGCCTGATTTATACAGATCAATTCGCGATTCACAACTAATAGGATTGTCAGGTTACTCAAGAGAGGTGCTCATTCTGAAACATAATCTTTTTTTTGTTGGTATCCCATGTCATCTCGGTCACTTCTGAAAGTATTTTCTTGTCAACATGTGCAAGTTATGCTATATATGCAGTTCAGCACACATTGTATTCTCCTAAATCAAATTTATATAATTGTCTTATCTCTGTTTCTTTTttcccctctctctttctctgtgATCAATTCCAGGGTCTTCCTGTCTTTGCAATTGGTGTTGGGCTTAGCACATTTGACAAAGCATCTGTAAGTTCAATTTATTAGAGAAAGGAAGAGAAACATTGGTCTGTTGGGGGGCACTATTTGACTTCTGTGTATCCTGATCTTGTATGATCGGCAGGTTCATTATTATGTTCAGTCTCACATTCAGATCAATGAATATCGTGACCGTGTGGTCTTGGTGAGTATTAGTCTTTGGATTCTTCTAAGATTAATTTGGTAGTTTAGCTTCTGCCATTTCATTCTGAGTTTTTACCCATATTTGTCTGTAGCCTTCTTCATCAAAGAAACATGGGCAACCTATTACCACATGTGTAAAGGTTTTGGATATGACTGGTCTGAAGTTCTCGGCCTTGAACCAAATTAAGGTACATTTAGTTCATGTAGCTACTTGGTCCGGCACAGTTACTCTACTTGTGACTTCAATGTATTAACAATGAATTTTGATGTTAAAATAAGAAGCGTGATGGTTTGATGTGAATGgtatgtatttaatatattaaccctaaaagagaaaaagaaaaagagagtaaATATTTGAATAGTAAGTTTGTAAAAGCAATTCAGAATTGGTATACTGAATAAATCTGAGAACATATagaatttattcatttatttattataattaagataGGGAGAAAGAATTGAATATTCACATGTCATTATCAGTAACCTTTGGCGTTACTGAAATGACATACTCAATTGCACTCCAAGATTCTGATTTTTTAGGCCAGAAAACCTTTGTCAActggttttatttgtttttggatatttctaatattattgagctatgcttttcttttttgttgaggACTCGAGGCCTATTGTAATACCCTTTCCTCCTTgttaataacatttctctttataTATAACACTGTTACTAAGTTGTCATTCATGTCATTGCAGTTGTTAACAATAATATCATCTATTGATGATCTGAACTACCCTGAGAAGACAAATACATATTACATTGTAAATGTCCCATACATATTTTCAGCATGTTGGAAGGTGAGAAGATATTTCGTCTTGCGACTTGGTTACTCTTGTGATATTCATGGCATATTAGTTTAAGTTAAGCACCTATTTGAAATATCAGCATAATGTTAAACATTTAGCATTAGCAGGTAGTGAAGCCACTTTTGCAAGAAAGGACAAGAAGAAAAGTGCAAGTCTTACCGGGTTGTGGGCGAGATGAGCTGTTGCAGGTAAACTTTTTGGTTTCTGTATGA harbors:
- the LOC112741363 gene encoding phosphatidylinositol/phosphatidylcholine transfer protein SFH9, whose product is MGDVSQDALNNLKSLMDQVEEPLQRTFQNVHQGYVTETLVRFLKAREWNASKAHKMLVDSLNWRVQNEIDNILSKPIVPPDLYRSIRDSQLIGLSGYSREGLPVFAIGVGLSTFDKASVHYYVQSHIQINEYRDRVVLPSSSKKHGQPITTCVKVLDMTGLKFSALNQIKLLTIISSIDDLNYPEKTNTYYIVNVPYIFSACWKVVKPLLQERTRRKVQVLPGCGRDELLQIMDEASLPHFCRKEGSGSSRRSEGSSENCYSLDHPFHQELYNYIKEQSRIHEKVEPIKQGSFHVDFPEPPAEEVEIAKTIESELHKFENCNGVSDSLDGLKINGD